One part of the Pecten maximus chromosome 1, xPecMax1.1, whole genome shotgun sequence genome encodes these proteins:
- the LOC117334098 gene encoding von Willebrand factor A domain-containing protein 3A-like: MEGIFGRRTPYIDPVIEESEEENFKEKDEKEVISDIDQELGIINDDDEDEQDEDEDDEDIDELLGEDSLSSGLVPWQPVVVKNARPPHPLTVTHVNQTIDLMSLKNAESVTASELQTSEEWLKFHSLEYLQLTLKDLVDKGKVGNLQPDHRTGKPSQHIQFEAYDVNEFEYRLNTSIEMYTKRIKWLLQGSKRVFGNIRGKRVAVLVDNSDANAGFGRLTTFQESMIHMLDEQFSTRAAIYLMSFGTDIDPLWPVSRDVNCRIIEEAKEWVMRMKASGGCNLLKAMKHVMNIKDIDSVVIILGSVPDQSSEILCDYIHQMGVGEEKPLQTVAYDCSNHLTNITLRHLSDASGGSYHCYTASCEEQIYTGTEISVILKEIQKCQDVINKIKEMRNGMMGSALISIMNEITTEVAKLPQSRFLPRPPGHDLPLRIEMPKFQPRTSINWIHQHGLKAKRLDLYQVLAPNAYSYKEEFIPVIKKAVQSQVHEKAMVQFQWHDGSMKNIHVDMTHLFEYQKQLHEVVSLYERRINWLACGSRRIFGTVTEKNVVILVDLSVSNVNYLVHIQHSLRLLLEQQLANKNFFNIIAFGSKAVGWRPIMMKPTPENLQDAWRWVLDLQCGGSRNFLSAFKLAMENEQEASHHIEPEGIYLFSSGVPDQTLDVASSFIEQSTSGKNVTLHVVLFNVDDYNSNGAIPGRYANITRTSEVLRNMAHCSNGRFHWFRETGIIENDDIQHITAEIDKALNFSRKVQMLVESVKKKYRDRYHHQYFDQIKALPAPEFSHLKNRALPAPRLPSEYVKPRSARADYEKETMTSLRLQRPTSATTAREAAGRTSTRERPISAKDPMARVKTKKVVTSSFFLDNNKGQTGDGTGTVFRKYPATKSVRRGVVDVTIPDHEDVQTSKEWLRLYSLSKLKLDLNRMVSGPDCKHKENSVKSLHKNVSAKYCDIFPTVNIKGTIKHLQLLPHELKDYEAQTEKVLRRYLKRLQWLLSGSRRVFGTLIHKKSVILIDTSGSMDPYMNELKKEVAALIWDQLYRLGARFNLMRFSGDCEVWSRSIQPATQENCHSAVNWTSRLTAGGNTCTLEALRLAFQDPEIEAIYMLTDGKPDSSTTLVLREVGEMNLNRNVQINTISFNCADSTANNFLRMLSKETGGRFHKIQSDFDAQLFAHKLLTEGFTDTEYPHLPEFEGDDLRRLGAEIALARRFLAQSRQYRALYQAKVAQTDKVASNKPPVTPFVVGKPKTATR, encoded by the exons GGAGGAAAATTTTAAGGAAAAAGATGAGAAAGAAGTGATTTCGGACATTGACCAGGAACTTGGTATCATTAATGACGACGACGAGGATGAACAGGATGAGGATGAAGATGATGAAGATATTGATGAACTTCTTGGTGAAGATAGTCT TTCCAGTGGTTTAGTTCCCTGGCAACCTGTTGTGGTAAAGAATGCAAGGCCCCCACATCCCCTGACTGTCACTCATGTCAACCAGACCATTGACCTAATG AGCCTCAAAAATGCAGAGTCTGTAACTGCATCTGAGCTACAGACATCTGAGGAATGGCTGAAGTTCCACAGTCTGGAATATCTTCAGTTGACGCTCAAGGACTTGGTAGACAAGGGGAAAGTGGGGAA TTTACAACCAGACCATAGAACAGGAAAGCCATCACAGCACATACAGTTTGAAGCTTATGATGTCAATGAGTTTGAATACCGCCTAAACAC TTCCATAGAGATGTACACTAAGAGAATCAAGTGGCTTCTACAGGGCAGTAAAAgg GTGTTTGGCAACATAAGAGGAAAACGTGTGGCTGTTCTGGTAGACAACTCCGATGCCAATGCTGGTTTTGGACGATTGACAACTTTTCAAGAGTCTATGATT caCATGTTGGATGAGCAGTTCTCCACGAGGGCAGCGATTTACCTGATGTCATTTGGTACAGATATAGATCCTCTTTGGCCAGTCTCTCGTGATGTCAATTGTAGAAT TATCGAGGAAGCCAAGGAGTGGGTGATGAGAATGAAGGCATCAGGTGGTTGTAACCTTTTGAAGGCGATGAAACATGTGATGAATATCAAGGATATTGACTCTGTAGTCATCATACTCGGCAGTGT GCCCGACCAGAGCTCAGAGATACTGTGTGACTATATCCATCAGATGGGAGTTGGAGAGGAGAAACCACTACAGACAGTGGCATACGACTGTAGTAACCATCTCACCAAT ATAACTCTGAGGCACCTGTCAGACGCATCAGGAGGAAGTTATCATTGTTACACTGCTAGCTGTGAG GAGCAAATATACACGGGAACAGAAATCAGTGTCATACTGAAGGAGATACAGAAGTGCCAGGATGTTATCAACAAGATCAAAGAAATGCGCAACGGTATGATGGGTAGTGCACTCATCAGCATCATGAATGAG ATCACTACAGAAGTAGCTAAGCTACCCCAGTCTCGGTTCCTGCCCCGTCCTCCAGGTCATGACCTTCCACTACGTATAGAAATGCCAAAGTTTCAGCCTAGGACCTCTATCAACTGGATACATCAGCATGGCCTTAAAG CCAAGCGCCTAGATCTGTACCAGGTCCTGGCTCCCAATGCATACTCTTACAAGGAAGAGTTCATTCCAGTTATCAAAAAGGCTGTCCAGTCCCAGGTCCATGAG aAAGCCATGGTACAGTTCCAGTGGCATGATGGGTCCATGAAGAACATTCATGTAGATATGACCCATCTGTTCGAGTACCAGAAACAGCTACATGAAGTAGTCAGTCTGTATGAGCGCCGCATTAACTGGCTAGCGTGTGGCAGCAGGAGAATATTTGGAACAGTTACTGAGAAAAA tgttGTGATCCTGGTGGACCTTTCCGTGTCCAATGTTAACTACCTGGTCCACATCCAGCACTCCCTCAGACTACTGTTGGAGCAGCAACTCGCCAACAAAAACTTCTTCAACATCATCGC GTTTGGTAGTAAGGCTGTGGGATGGCGTCCTATCATGATGAAACCAACACCCGAGAATCTTCAGGATGCTTGGAG GTGGGTTCTGGACCTACAGTGTGGGGGAAGCAGGAACTTCTTGTCTGCATTCAAATTGGCCATGGAGAATGAGCAGGAGGCCAGTCACCATATTG AACCTGAGGGTATTTACCTGTTCTCCAGTGGCGTGCCTGATCAGACGCTAGATGTGGCTTCATCATTCATTGAACAGTCCACATCGGGCAAAAATGTCACATTACATGTGGTACTGTTCAACGTGGATGACTACAACTCGAATGGAGCCATCCCTGGACGCTATGCCAACATCACAAGGACGTCGGAGGTTCTGAGGAATATGGCACACTGCAGCAATGGGAGGTTCCATTGGTTCAGAGAAACAG GAATCATTGAGAATGATGACATCCAACACATCACAGCTGAGATAGACAAGGCACTCAACTTCTCCAGAAAGGTCCAGATGCTTGTGGAGTCAGTCAAAAAGAAGTACAGAGAcagatat CATCACCAATACTTTGACCAGATAAAGGCACTACCTGCCCCAGAGTTCTCACACCTGAAGAATCGAGCCCTACCTGCACCAAGGCTGCCTAGTGAATATGTCAAACCA AGAAGTGCACGTGCTGATTACGAGAAGGAGACTATGACTTCACTTCGCCTTCAGCGACCAACAAGTGCTACTACAGCCCGGGAGGCTGCTGGTCGAACATCGACGAGGGAGCGACCAATCTCAGCCAAGGATCCCATGGCAAGGGTCAAAACCAAGAAAGTTGTCACCTCAAGTTTTTTCCTTGACAACAACAAAGGCCAAACTGGTGATGGAACAG GTACAGTGTTCAGGAAGTATCCGGCCACAAAGTCTGTTAGAAGAGGTGTCGTAGATGTCACCATCCCAGATCATGAGGATGTCCAGACATCCAAAGAG TGGTTGAGACTGTACAGCTTGTCAAAACTGAAACTCGACCTCAATCgaatggtgtcagggccagactGTAAACATAAGGAGAACAGTGTGAAAAGTCTCCACAAAAACGTCTCTGCAAA GTATTGTGACATTTTCCCCACGGTGAACATTAAAGGCACTATAAAACACCTGCAGCTGCTTCCTCATGAGCTGAAGGACTATGAGGCACAAACGGAGAAAGTCTTACGGCGTTATCTTAAACGTCTCCAATGGCTCCTTAGTG GGAGTCGTCGGGTGTTTGGAACATTGATCCACAAAAAGAGTGTGATCCTGATTGACACCTCTGGGTCAATGGATCCCTACATGAACGAACTGAAGAAGGAAGTAGCTGCCCTGATCTGGGATCAGTTGTACAGGCTTGGGGCCAG ATTTAACTTGATGAGGTTTTCTGGTGACTGTGAGGTCTGGAGTAGAAGTATACAGCCTGCAACACAGGAGAACTGTCATAGTGCTGTCAACTGGACGTCCAGACTGACTGCTGGTGGTAACACCTGTACATTAGAGGCTCTCAGG CTAGCTTTCCAGGACCCAGAAATTGAGGCCATTTACATGTTAACTGACGGTAAACCAGATTCCAGTACAACACTGGTGTTACGTGAAGTTGGAGAGATGAACCTGAACAGAAATGTACAGATCAACACAATCTCTTTCAATTGTGCTGACAG CACGGCCAATAATTTCTTGCGAATGTTAAGCAAAGAGACTGGTGGTCGATTCCATAAGATCCAAAGTGACTTTGATGCACAGTTGTTTGCACACAAACTTTTAACAGAGGGATTCACTGACACAGAg TATCCTCACCTTCCTGAGTTTGAGGGAGATGACCTACGCAGACTTGGAGCAGAAATAGCTTTGGCTCGACGCTTCCTCGCACAATCTAGGCAATACAG aGCGCTTTACCAGGCTAAAGTAGCACAAACTGATAAGGTAGCCAGTAATAAAC CACCAGTGACTCCATTTGTCGTAGGAAAACCCAAAACAGCTACCCGGTAA